From Dreissena polymorpha isolate Duluth1 chromosome 15, UMN_Dpol_1.0, whole genome shotgun sequence, a single genomic window includes:
- the LOC127860462 gene encoding uncharacterized protein LOC127860462 — protein MRIYKRLFMFWICIYTCLLTEGASQTHLRRTSRTTQRPTTTVKPVTTHTTQNTSPTSTNAISLNTTTSPKPNQSTTSLSAIYGQSTVSKQQANKDGATTTAAAAGVSVTVAIAVSAVVFVLVLRNSRKLCFEHTKSPKLENRDANHHISLARVKSKPTAYYQTPGPSVSNQTYIALQNARTCTNNADKYNPVANIDVRHQNKNITQTNHDSEARAYFVFENDGFEQQISATNAIPTEEHDFFVLGKKQPNIGNRNGVSKKKCIPTLCWRKKVIGRFMTCLHKMEMLTLYQSNKPMDTHHQ, from the exons GAGCATCACAAACTCATTTAAGAAGAACGTCAAGAACAACACAAAGGCCAACAACAACGGTCAAACCTGTGACAACACATACAACACAAAACACCTCCCCAACAAGTACGAACGCCATATCGCTCAACACTACAACGTCACCGAAGCCTAATCAATCCACAACTTCTTTGTCGGCCATTTACGGTCAATCTACCGTTTCAAAACAACAGGCTAATAAAGATG GAGCTACGACTACGGCTGCAGCAGCAGGGGTCTCAGTTACAGTCGCAATAGCTGTCTCTGCTGTTGTGTTTGTCCTAGTCCTCAGGAACAG CAGGAAATTGTGTTTCGAACACACAAAGAGTCCAAAATTGGAAAACAGAGACGCTAACCACCACATATCGTTAGCGAGGGTGAAATCAAAACCAACCGCATACTACCAAACCCCAGGACCTTCTGTGTCCAACCAAACGTACATTGCTCTGCAAAACGCCAGAACTTGCACAAATAACGCTGATAAGTATAATCCCGTCGCAAACATAGACGTTAGACATCAAAATAAGAATATCACACAGACAAACCACGACTCAGAGGCCCGTGCCTactttgtgtttgaaaatgaCGGATTTGAGCAGCAGATAAGCGCTACCAATGCCATTCCAACAGAAGAACACGACTTTTTTGTTCTAGGAAAAAAGCAACCAAATATTGGCAACAGAAACGGTGTTTCAAAAAAGAAGTGCATCCCTACTTTGTGCTGGAGAAAGAAGGTGATCGGCCGTTTCATGACATGCCTCCACAAGATGGAAATGCTTACTTTGTATCAGAGCAACAAACCAATGGACACTCACCACCAATAA